A window from Dehalococcoidia bacterium encodes these proteins:
- the uppP gene encoding undecaprenyl-diphosphatase UppP has product MIEDLLKAALLGIVQGLTEFLPVSSTGHLILSQKALGIDEERYGLSFDVALHLGTLIALLAYFGGRWRPLIEAGLRSLSTRSLADDDARLAWLIVLGTIPAAVTGLLFEDQIEDAFRSPALVATMLIAFSAVFVVAEAFGKRTRRIDALTWRDALVIGVAQAVALVPGVSRSGATISAGLLRDIDRGEAATFAFLMSAPIILGAVISQIPGVVMDFADGALGWSDAAFFIVGLTCAAIVGYASIAFLLRFLVTNSLIPFVYYRVALGLLVFAVLAVQAL; this is encoded by the coding sequence ATGATCGAGGACCTGCTCAAGGCGGCACTCCTCGGCATCGTGCAGGGTCTGACGGAGTTTCTCCCCGTCTCGTCGACCGGCCACCTGATCCTCTCGCAGAAGGCCCTGGGCATCGATGAGGAGCGTTACGGCCTGTCGTTCGACGTCGCGCTCCACCTCGGGACGCTGATCGCCTTGCTGGCGTACTTCGGTGGCCGCTGGCGGCCGCTCATCGAAGCGGGCCTGCGTTCGTTGTCGACGCGCTCGCTTGCCGATGACGACGCGCGCCTCGCCTGGCTGATCGTGCTGGGCACGATCCCCGCGGCGGTCACCGGGCTGCTGTTCGAAGACCAGATCGAAGACGCGTTTCGCTCGCCCGCGCTCGTCGCGACGATGCTCATCGCGTTCAGCGCTGTGTTCGTCGTGGCAGAGGCGTTCGGCAAGCGCACACGTCGCATCGACGCGCTGACGTGGCGCGATGCGCTGGTGATCGGCGTTGCGCAGGCCGTGGCGCTGGTCCCCGGTGTGTCCCGCTCGGGCGCGACGATCTCGGCGGGCCTCTTGCGCGACATCGACCGCGGCGAAGCGGCGACGTTCGCGTTCCTGATGTCGGCGCCGATCATCCTCGGTGCGGTGATATCGCAGATCCCCGGCGTCGTCATGGACTTCGCCGATGGCGCGCTCGGTTGGAGCGATGCAGCGTTCTTCATCGTCGGACTAACGTGCGCGGCAATCGTCGGCTACGCGTCGATCGCGTTCCTGCTGCGGTTCCTGGTGACGAACTCGTTGATTCCGTTCGTGTATTACCGGGTCGCGCTGGGGCTGTTGGTATTCGCGGTGCTGGCGGTACAGGCGCTGTAG
- the rsfS gene encoding ribosome silencing factor, giving the protein MEARSRLLESADLAQRIADVLSERQADDIVLMDISKVSSFTDYFVLATAGNRRQMSAIIESLDRDLRDDGIRPSRTEGQPDSGWVLIDFGDAIVHLFAPEERTYYNLEGLWSKGVSVVHMQ; this is encoded by the coding sequence ATGGAAGCACGGAGCCGCCTACTGGAGTCCGCAGATCTCGCCCAGCGCATCGCCGATGTCCTGTCCGAACGACAGGCCGACGACATCGTGCTGATGGACATCAGCAAAGTCTCGTCGTTCACCGACTACTTCGTGCTCGCCACCGCCGGTAACCGGCGGCAGATGAGCGCCATCATCGAATCGCTTGACCGCGATCTGCGTGACGACGGCATCCGTCCGAGTCGCACGGAGGGGCAACCGGACTCCGGCTGGGTGCTGATCGACTTCGGCGACGCGATCGTCCACCTCTTCGCCCCGGAGGAGCGCACCTACTACAACCTCGAAGGGCTGTGGTCTAAGGGCGTGTCCGTCGTCCACATGCAATAG
- a CDS encoding metallophosphoesterase family protein, with protein MSIAIISDVHANLEALTAVLRDAEGRGETQVWCAGDTVGYGPDPAAVLDALVQRDAMMVAGNHDLAACGKMGVEEFNPVAAEAALWTRRTLSESECALLASLPLTRTSGDFTMVHGTLRQPEWEYLLTPEQAIAQFELQATPYSIVGHTHLPMVVREDGGRPAMLRLLPDTTIELGGERLILNPGGLGQPRDGDPRAPYLLYDEESATVSFHRVPYDIGGTRRKIRDAGLPEWLGARLERGQ; from the coding sequence ATGAGCATCGCCATCATCTCCGACGTCCACGCCAACCTCGAAGCGCTCACCGCCGTCCTGCGCGATGCCGAAGGCCGCGGCGAAACCCAGGTCTGGTGCGCCGGCGATACGGTGGGCTACGGCCCTGATCCCGCGGCCGTGCTCGATGCGTTGGTCCAGCGCGACGCCATGATGGTCGCCGGCAACCACGACCTGGCGGCGTGCGGAAAGATGGGCGTCGAAGAGTTCAACCCCGTCGCTGCGGAAGCTGCGCTGTGGACGCGGCGGACGCTCTCGGAGAGCGAGTGCGCGTTGCTCGCTTCGCTGCCCCTGACGCGCACCTCCGGCGACTTCACGATGGTGCATGGCACCCTGCGGCAGCCGGAGTGGGAGTACCTGCTGACGCCAGAGCAGGCCATCGCGCAGTTCGAACTGCAAGCGACGCCGTACAGCATCGTCGGCCATACGCACCTGCCGATGGTCGTGCGCGAGGACGGAGGCCGCCCTGCCATGCTCCGGCTGCTGCCGGACACGACGATCGAGTTAGGAGGCGAGCGGCTCATCCTCAATCCGGGCGGCCTCGGGCAGCCGCGCGACGGCGATCCCCGGGCGCCGTACTTGCTGTACGATGAGGAATCCGCAACCGTCTCGTTTCATCGCGTGCCGTACGACATTGGCGGAACGCGTCGGAAGATCCGCGATGCGGGGCTGCCGGAGTGGCTGGGAGCGCGCCTCGAACGAGGCCAGTAG
- a CDS encoding peptide ABC transporter substrate-binding protein, giving the protein MNVRNRWFLILAGLLASVLVFAAACGGDDDDGDGGDQTPSATQPAGGNGETAPADQQNITIQSGEPQFLDPHRSNFEQDIGVIRMMFRGLYNLTDDGGGGVEVVPGMAEGDPVVEGNVYTVTLKEGLLWSDGEPITAQNFVDGAKRGCDPTVAETYGYLWGAGYLDLVGCAEVQANTDAAQKQTLLDAMQVRAVDERTVEYTLKQPNDRFTTIMALWVTFPARQDVIDANGDAWTQPENIVNNGPFVLSELTPGESLKLVPNPNWAGQAPALQEITVRFIDDLAAAFRGYQNDELQMTRISATDIVVVEGDSGLSSELLQVPSGRIESLEMQMEDETLADFNVRLALSRAIDREALNEAVFDGTNQPALYWVVEGITGHQGNEPFTDIIGFDEEAAKAALAEAGYPGGDGFPELGIIVNTPERIAVAEFLQQQFSEILGIDIRIEQVDGQTRSARFNAEDFDLFVGGWQLDYPDIENPLFGLFETTGGNNKYNCSHPDVDAALEAALAATDDEARIAAYQDMETAIVTNLCGVAPMYQSSLPFLVASRVGGVVPNGTIDAGQPGNYCAECWFVKAE; this is encoded by the coding sequence ATGAACGTAAGAAACCGCTGGTTTCTGATCCTCGCCGGGCTACTGGCGAGCGTGCTCGTCTTTGCGGCCGCGTGCGGTGGCGATGACGACGACGGCGATGGAGGCGACCAGACGCCTTCGGCGACCCAGCCCGCGGGCGGCAACGGGGAGACGGCCCCGGCCGACCAGCAGAACATCACGATCCAATCCGGGGAACCACAGTTCCTCGACCCGCACCGGTCGAACTTCGAGCAGGACATCGGCGTCATCCGCATGATGTTCCGCGGCCTGTACAACCTGACGGACGACGGAGGCGGCGGCGTCGAAGTCGTCCCCGGCATGGCCGAAGGCGACCCGGTCGTAGAAGGCAACGTGTACACCGTCACGCTCAAGGAAGGACTGCTGTGGTCCGACGGCGAGCCGATCACCGCGCAGAATTTCGTCGATGGCGCAAAGCGCGGTTGCGACCCCACGGTCGCCGAGACATACGGCTACCTGTGGGGCGCCGGCTATCTCGACCTCGTGGGCTGCGCGGAAGTGCAGGCGAATACGGATGCCGCGCAGAAGCAAACGCTCCTCGACGCTATGCAGGTGCGGGCTGTCGATGAGCGCACGGTCGAGTACACGCTCAAGCAGCCGAACGACCGATTCACAACCATCATGGCTCTCTGGGTGACATTCCCGGCGCGCCAGGACGTGATCGACGCGAATGGCGATGCGTGGACGCAGCCAGAGAACATCGTCAACAACGGTCCGTTCGTGTTGTCGGAGCTGACGCCGGGCGAGAGCCTGAAACTCGTGCCGAACCCGAACTGGGCCGGCCAGGCGCCGGCGCTGCAGGAGATCACGGTCCGGTTCATCGACGACCTGGCCGCAGCATTCCGTGGTTACCAGAACGACGAGTTGCAGATGACGCGCATCAGCGCGACGGATATCGTCGTCGTTGAGGGTGATAGCGGCCTCTCAAGCGAACTGCTCCAAGTCCCCTCGGGCCGCATCGAGTCGCTCGAGATGCAGATGGAGGATGAGACCCTCGCGGACTTCAACGTGCGGCTCGCGCTCTCGCGCGCGATCGACCGCGAAGCGCTGAACGAGGCCGTGTTCGACGGCACGAACCAGCCGGCCCTCTATTGGGTCGTCGAGGGCATCACCGGCCACCAGGGCAACGAGCCGTTCACCGACATCATCGGCTTCGATGAGGAGGCGGCGAAGGCGGCGCTCGCCGAGGCCGGATACCCGGGTGGCGATGGCTTCCCCGAGCTGGGGATCATCGTGAACACGCCGGAGCGCATCGCCGTGGCGGAGTTCCTGCAGCAGCAGTTCAGTGAGATCCTTGGCATCGATATCCGGATCGAACAGGTCGATGGCCAGACGAGGTCCGCGCGCTTCAACGCCGAGGACTTCGACCTGTTCGTCGGCGGCTGGCAACTGGACTACCCGGACATCGAGAACCCGCTCTTCGGCCTCTTCGAGACGACGGGCGGCAACAACAAGTACAACTGCTCGCACCCGGACGTCGATGCTGCGCTGGAGGCGGCGCTCGCGGCGACCGATGATGAAGCGAGGATCGCGGCGTACCAGGACATGGAGACGGCGATCGTCACCAACCTGTGCGGCGTCGCGCCTATGTATCAAAGCTCGCTGCCGTTCCTTGTCGCGTCGCGTGTTGGCGGCGTCGTGCCGAACGGTACGATCGATGCGGGCCAGCCCGGCAACTACTGCGCCGAGTGCTGGTTCGTGAAGGCCGAGTAG
- the tsaE gene encoding tRNA (adenosine(37)-N6)-threonylcarbamoyltransferase complex ATPase subunit type 1 TsaE, translating into MSVERHTSTPAATRRIGERIGRMLDAGDVVLLSGELGTGKTVLAQGIGRGMGIDDPIKSSSFVIMNEYQGPRLRMYHADLYRLEDPEQVAELALDELAAAGVLIVEWPERAPGELPPEHLRVELGYEGAKGRLIRIEAHGDRYIEIARKVAPGARR; encoded by the coding sequence ATGAGCGTCGAACGGCACACGTCGACGCCCGCGGCGACGCGTCGCATCGGCGAGCGCATCGGCCGCATGCTGGACGCCGGAGACGTCGTGCTGCTATCGGGCGAACTCGGCACGGGGAAGACGGTGCTGGCGCAGGGCATCGGCCGCGGGATGGGCATCGATGACCCGATCAAGTCTTCGTCGTTCGTGATCATGAACGAGTACCAGGGTCCGCGCCTGCGCATGTACCACGCCGACCTCTACCGGCTGGAAGACCCTGAGCAGGTCGCCGAGTTGGCGCTGGACGAACTGGCGGCCGCCGGCGTGCTGATCGTCGAGTGGCCGGAGCGGGCGCCGGGCGAGTTGCCGCCGGAGCACCTGCGCGTCGAACTGGGGTACGAGGGCGCGAAGGGACGCCTGATCCGCATCGAGGCCCACGGCGATCGCTATATCGAGATCGCGCGCAAGGTCGCGCCGGGGGCCAGGCGTTAG
- the thiL gene encoding thiamine-phosphate kinase, whose product MERDGLTAGDLGEFGLIERLTRMLGLPSDERLIAGIGDDAAVWRCGDAFVIATTDTMVAGGHFLPDQAAWRDIGWKALASNVSDIAAMGGAPSFALVTLCVPAETHLDALDELYAGIGECASAYNVTVAGGDVVASPVFTVTIALMGEAMCAADGSPLLLRRSAALPGDGVAVTGPLGGSGGGLRALLEGGGRRSDVHAALVRRHMRPRPRVDAGRAAVTAGVHCGMDISDGLVQDLGHICKASNAGADLAIDRVPIDPSLVAAYPDAARAIAATAGEDYELLLVARDDVLANVSTGLNAPLTIVGQIVEGDARVRVLDAAGKEVALDHAGFDHLKRG is encoded by the coding sequence ATGGAACGCGATGGTCTGACGGCCGGCGACCTCGGCGAATTCGGCCTGATCGAGCGGCTTACGCGCATGCTGGGCTTGCCGAGCGATGAGCGCTTGATCGCCGGCATCGGCGACGACGCGGCGGTCTGGCGTTGCGGCGATGCCTTCGTCATCGCCACGACGGACACCATGGTCGCCGGCGGGCACTTCCTGCCCGACCAGGCCGCCTGGCGCGACATAGGCTGGAAGGCGCTGGCCTCTAACGTCAGCGATATCGCCGCGATGGGTGGCGCGCCGTCGTTCGCGCTCGTCACCCTCTGCGTCCCGGCGGAAACGCACCTCGATGCGCTCGACGAGTTGTACGCCGGCATCGGCGAATGCGCCTCCGCGTACAACGTGACCGTCGCCGGCGGCGATGTCGTGGCGTCGCCGGTCTTCACCGTCACGATCGCGCTTATGGGTGAGGCCATGTGCGCCGCCGACGGCTCGCCGCTGTTGCTGCGTCGCAGCGCCGCCCTCCCTGGCGATGGCGTCGCGGTCACGGGTCCGCTCGGCGGCTCGGGCGGCGGCCTGCGCGCCCTGCTCGAAGGCGGCGGCAGGCGCAGCGACGTTCACGCCGCACTCGTACGGCGGCACATGCGGCCGCGGCCGCGCGTCGATGCCGGCCGAGCGGCGGTCACGGCGGGCGTGCACTGCGGCATGGACATCAGCGACGGGCTCGTGCAGGACCTGGGGCACATCTGCAAGGCATCGAACGCCGGGGCGGACCTGGCGATCGACCGCGTCCCGATCGATCCATCACTGGTCGCCGCGTATCCCGACGCTGCGCGCGCGATCGCCGCGACGGCAGGCGAGGACTACGAACTGCTGTTGGTCGCGCGCGATGACGTGCTCGCCAACGTCAGCACAGGTCTTAACGCGCCTCTGACGATTGTCGGCCAGATCGTCGAAGGCGACGCACGCGTCCGCGTGCTCGATGCCGCCGGCAAGGAAGTGGCGCTCGACCATGCGGGCTTCGATCACCTGAAACGCGGATGA
- a CDS encoding stage 0 sporulation family protein, with the protein MPIGVRFKEAGKVYYFDAGDLDLDVGNYVVVETSHGLEIGRVVISAEQVIASEIKDSLKPILRVASPDDVRNWNELKEKAREHLRAAKRQVAEDGLDMQIVSGEYNLEGSQITFYFTAADRVDFRPLVRDLATRLGSKVQMLQVGERDRAKMLDGYDVCGQRLCCASWQTSFPSVSIKMAKEQDLPLNPQKISGVCGRLYCCLTFEYEGYRELRGQMPKVGSMVSTPVGEAKVNSVNVLKKTVTLWLPEQKQVLEMPAIDLQMQYGLTVRPVELVEEIEAPLKAQTPESRPPGPPRPGAPAADAAPGAATDDGEPKRRRRGRRGGRNRRREGGGPGDGGGTPPTG; encoded by the coding sequence GTGCCTATTGGAGTGCGCTTCAAAGAAGCCGGCAAGGTCTATTACTTCGATGCCGGCGATCTCGATCTCGACGTCGGTAACTACGTCGTCGTCGAGACGTCGCATGGGCTCGAGATCGGGCGCGTCGTCATCTCCGCCGAGCAGGTCATCGCCAGCGAGATCAAAGATTCGCTGAAGCCGATCCTTCGCGTCGCCAGCCCGGACGATGTGCGCAACTGGAACGAACTCAAGGAAAAGGCCCGCGAGCACCTGCGCGCAGCGAAGCGCCAGGTCGCCGAGGACGGGCTGGACATGCAGATCGTCTCCGGCGAGTACAACCTGGAGGGATCGCAGATCACGTTCTACTTCACGGCGGCGGACCGCGTCGATTTCCGGCCGCTCGTGCGCGACCTCGCGACGCGGCTCGGTTCGAAGGTGCAGATGCTGCAGGTCGGCGAACGCGATCGCGCCAAGATGCTCGATGGCTACGACGTCTGCGGGCAGCGCCTGTGCTGCGCATCGTGGCAGACGTCGTTTCCGTCTGTATCGATCAAGATGGCGAAAGAGCAGGACCTGCCGCTCAATCCGCAAAAGATCTCCGGCGTCTGCGGCCGCCTCTACTGCTGCCTGACGTTCGAGTACGAGGGCTACCGCGAGCTGCGCGGTCAGATGCCGAAAGTGGGCTCGATGGTCTCGACGCCGGTCGGCGAGGCGAAAGTGAACAGCGTCAACGTGCTCAAGAAGACCGTGACGCTATGGCTGCCCGAACAAAAGCAGGTGCTGGAGATGCCGGCGATCGACCTGCAGATGCAGTACGGCCTGACGGTGCGCCCCGTCGAACTGGTCGAGGAGATCGAGGCGCCGCTCAAAGCGCAGACGCCCGAATCCCGCCCCCCTGGCCCTCCCCGCCCCGGCGCGCCTGCTGCCGACGCGGCCCCCGGCGCCGCTACTGACGATGGCGAGCCTAAGCGCCGCAGGCGGGGCCGTCGCGGCGGCCGCAACCGCCGCCGTGAGGGCGGTGGGCCGGGCGATGGCGGCGGCACGCCCCCGACCGGCTAG
- a CDS encoding ABC transporter permease gives MATQETAISPLFRDEREALTRDHRGLWADAWRRLLRNRLAMAGLAILVLVTVVAFAAPYVSALERHEPSNITTDKQLGPTGEHWFGTDQLGRDIWSRTLEGLRISIQIGLGTQVIVLALGLTFGALAAFGGRFTDNIVMRFTDIMFSFPDLLFILLLREILIRRDLPFVSTTVVMMLAIGMVAWTTVARLVRGQMLSLAERDFVVAARALGASQSRIVIQHMLPNTLGPVIVAITFGIPTAIFAEVALSFIGLGIPAPAVSLGTLVSNGYNVIQRNIWNLIFPAGGVALLMLCFTFLGDGLRDALDPRSR, from the coding sequence ATGGCGACGCAAGAGACCGCGATCTCTCCACTCTTCCGCGACGAGCGGGAGGCACTTACGCGCGACCACCGCGGGCTCTGGGCGGATGCGTGGCGCCGCCTGCTTCGCAACCGCCTGGCGATGGCCGGCCTGGCAATCTTAGTTCTGGTCACGGTGGTGGCGTTCGCGGCGCCATATGTCTCGGCGCTGGAGCGCCACGAACCGTCGAATATCACGACCGATAAGCAACTCGGCCCGACGGGCGAGCACTGGTTCGGCACGGATCAACTCGGCCGCGATATCTGGTCGCGCACGCTCGAGGGGCTGCGTATCTCGATCCAGATCGGGCTCGGCACGCAGGTAATCGTGCTCGCGCTTGGCTTGACGTTCGGCGCGCTCGCGGCGTTCGGGGGGCGCTTCACGGACAACATCGTCATGCGGTTCACCGACATCATGTTTTCGTTCCCGGATCTGTTATTCATCTTGCTGTTACGCGAGATCCTGATCAGACGCGATCTTCCGTTCGTCTCGACCACGGTCGTCATGATGCTCGCGATCGGCATGGTGGCGTGGACCACCGTCGCACGCCTCGTGCGCGGACAGATGTTGTCGCTTGCCGAGCGTGACTTCGTCGTCGCGGCGCGCGCGCTCGGCGCCTCCCAGTCGCGCATCGTCATACAGCACATGCTTCCGAATACGCTCGGCCCTGTGATCGTGGCGATCACGTTCGGCATCCCGACGGCGATCTTCGCGGAGGTCGCGCTCAGTTTCATCGGCCTGGGCATCCCTGCGCCGGCGGTCAGCCTGGGGACGCTTGTGTCGAACGGCTACAACGTCATCCAGCGCAACATCTGGAACCTGATCTTCCCGGCCGGAGGCGTCGCCCTGCTGATGCTCTGCTTCACGTTCCTGGGCGATGGCCTGCGCGACGCGCTCGATCCCCGCTCCCGCTAA
- a CDS encoding alkylmercury lyase family protein: MPIQLPRRDPLHRFVLETFADCGRSPTLDEIQVRFSLESVAEANRMVIALEQRGAIHRNPNDSTITHAYPFSNDPTPHRVLLAGGTHVYSMCAIDALGMPFMLRRDARIASECANCGSAIEVEVRDGHVLAHAPVGTAVWLGEMQDGCVAATDLCPDLNFFCSGDHLVAWRSRHPGKSGEQLTFEQAVARGRQVFEDVLYGDDDGA; the protein is encoded by the coding sequence ATGCCGATCCAACTGCCACGTCGCGATCCGCTGCATCGATTCGTCCTGGAAACCTTCGCGGACTGCGGGCGCTCGCCAACGCTAGATGAGATTCAGGTGCGCTTTTCGCTTGAGAGCGTCGCGGAAGCGAACAGGATGGTGATTGCATTGGAACAGCGTGGCGCGATTCATCGCAATCCCAACGATTCGACGATTACGCACGCGTATCCCTTTTCGAACGATCCGACCCCTCATCGCGTGCTGCTCGCGGGCGGCACGCATGTGTACTCGATGTGCGCCATCGACGCGTTGGGCATGCCGTTCATGCTCCGCCGCGACGCTCGCATCGCGTCCGAATGTGCGAACTGCGGCAGCGCGATCGAGGTTGAGGTGCGCGACGGCCACGTCCTTGCGCACGCGCCGGTTGGCACGGCCGTATGGCTGGGGGAGATGCAAGATGGCTGCGTGGCGGCCACCGATCTGTGTCCGGATCTCAATTTCTTCTGTTCCGGCGATCACCTCGTCGCATGGCGATCGCGGCATCCGGGGAAATCGGGTGAACAACTGACGTTCGAGCAGGCCGTCGCGCGTGGCCGCCAGGTGTTCGAGGATGTTCTCTACGGCGACGACGATGGCGCTTAG
- a CDS encoding ABC transporter permease translates to MLGYTIRRIFWIVPVLWVIATITFFLMYAVPGGPFTSEKQRPPAIEAALQREYGLDKPVYQQYGIYMKNLAQGDLGISFQDRRPVSDTLKTTGFISAQIAVMALVLAVSVGLVLGTLAALNHNGVIDYLSVLFATIGASIPHFILAAFMVIIFSVNLGWFDQFEWGGPERARDLLNPSAYEYKKMILPVIALAALPAAYIARVTRASMLEVLNQDYIRTARAKGLREFRVVSRHTVKNALIPVLTVIGPIAALLLSGSFIIESMFNINGIGREFIVAVQRRDYGLIMGTILLYAFTVAVINLVVDLMYAVVDPRIRYR, encoded by the coding sequence ATGCTGGGATACACGATCAGGCGCATCTTCTGGATCGTCCCCGTCCTGTGGGTGATCGCCACGATCACGTTTTTCCTGATGTACGCCGTACCCGGCGGGCCGTTCACCTCGGAGAAGCAGCGGCCGCCCGCCATCGAGGCGGCGCTCCAACGCGAGTACGGGCTCGATAAGCCGGTCTATCAGCAATACGGGATCTACATGAAGAACCTGGCGCAGGGCGACCTGGGCATTTCGTTCCAGGACCGGCGTCCGGTCTCCGACACGCTCAAGACGACGGGTTTCATCTCGGCGCAGATCGCTGTAATGGCGCTGGTGCTCGCGGTGAGCGTCGGGTTGGTGCTGGGTACGCTCGCCGCACTGAACCATAACGGCGTCATCGACTATCTCAGCGTGCTCTTCGCCACGATCGGGGCGAGCATTCCGCACTTCATCCTCGCCGCGTTCATGGTGATCATCTTTTCCGTCAATCTTGGATGGTTCGACCAGTTCGAATGGGGCGGCCCCGAGCGGGCGCGCGACCTGTTGAATCCTTCGGCGTACGAATACAAGAAGATGATCCTGCCCGTCATCGCGCTGGCCGCGCTTCCGGCTGCATACATCGCCCGCGTGACGCGCGCGAGCATGCTGGAGGTGTTGAACCAGGACTACATACGCACGGCGCGCGCGAAGGGTCTTCGTGAGTTTCGCGTGGTTTCGCGGCACACCGTGAAGAACGCGCTGATCCCGGTGCTGACGGTCATCGGGCCGATCGCGGCGCTGCTGCTTTCGGGCTCCTTCATCATCGAGAGCATGTTCAACATCAATGGCATCGGCCGCGAGTTCATCGTCGCGGTGCAGCGTCGTGACTACGGGTTGATCATGGGGACGATCCTTCTGTATGCGTTCACGGTGGCCGTCATCAACCTGGTCGTGGACTTGATGTACGCCGTGGTTGATCCACGGATCAGGTATCGCTGA
- a CDS encoding DNA polymerase III subunit delta' yields the protein MGWTVVGQDDAIRVLSAAARGERLAHAYLFTGPAHVGKTMTAMQFAQALNCTAGDPPCGRCRQCERVASGMHADVEIIDRTAMCEDKDHKPGEHKSDNSRDIRICQILRVGRLSHNPPFEGAYRVWIIDPADAMNEPSSNALLKTLEEPPPNVVFVLVTDREEMLLPTIRSRTRRIEFQGVPKSVIEQTLRTRWDAEPPRAAELAGLSGGRLGWALIALRDAEMLTQHRELLDRAEAMAGAPLAERFAFGGQLGGKYTKDRAGVQATLAAWQEWWRDVLLIAGGREQQAMHRDRLDRLRPLAAQCGVGPAVRALRAITDARQQLEENASPVLALEAMMLALPALRLNAVAGRLAAQD from the coding sequence ATGGGCTGGACGGTCGTCGGGCAGGATGACGCGATTCGCGTGCTCAGCGCCGCCGCGCGAGGCGAGCGCCTGGCGCACGCCTACCTGTTCACCGGCCCGGCGCACGTCGGCAAGACGATGACGGCGATGCAGTTCGCGCAGGCGCTCAACTGCACCGCCGGCGATCCGCCCTGCGGCCGCTGCCGCCAGTGCGAGCGCGTCGCCTCCGGCATGCACGCCGACGTGGAGATCATCGACCGCACCGCCATGTGCGAAGACAAGGACCATAAGCCCGGCGAGCACAAGTCGGACAACTCCCGCGACATTCGCATCTGCCAGATCCTCCGCGTCGGGCGGCTGAGCCACAATCCGCCGTTCGAGGGAGCGTACCGCGTCTGGATCATCGATCCCGCTGACGCGATGAATGAACCGTCGTCCAACGCGCTGCTCAAGACGCTCGAAGAGCCGCCGCCGAACGTCGTCTTCGTGCTGGTCACCGACCGCGAGGAGATGTTGCTGCCGACGATCCGCTCTCGCACGCGCCGCATCGAGTTCCAGGGCGTGCCGAAGAGCGTCATCGAACAGACCCTGCGCACGCGCTGGGACGCGGAGCCGCCGCGGGCCGCCGAGCTGGCGGGCCTCTCCGGCGGGCGGCTGGGGTGGGCGCTGATCGCGCTTCGCGACGCGGAGATGCTGACACAGCACCGGGAATTGCTCGACCGCGCGGAGGCGATGGCGGGCGCGCCGCTGGCGGAGCGCTTCGCCTTCGGGGGGCAGCTTGGCGGCAAATACACGAAGGACCGCGCCGGCGTCCAGGCGACGCTGGCCGCCTGGCAGGAATGGTGGCGCGATGTCCTCCTCATCGCCGGCGGGCGCGAGCAGCAGGCCATGCACCGCGACAGATTGGACAGGCTGCGGCCGCTGGCGGCACAATGCGGCGTTGGCCCGGCGGTCCGGGCGCTCCGCGCCATCACGGACGCCCGCCAGCAACTCGAGGAGAACGCGAGCCCGGTGCTCGCCCTCGAAGCGATGATGCTGGCCTTGCCGGCGCTGCGGCTGAACGCCGTAGCCGGGCGGCTCGCCGCGCAGGATTAG